A single window of Pseudomonas lijiangensis DNA harbors:
- a CDS encoding FadR/GntR family transcriptional regulator has protein sequence MPQNALAVPESALRAIRKLIAEQGYKPGDSLPSQRDLAVLLGVSRASLREALSSLSALGIVSVQPGKGVFIQSISEPEQRTAGFSWPFDARVSPADTFQLRYALEGFAAGLAAVTLTADERDVLEDNVEAMRLELRAGDFEAAARLDFEFHRHILVASGNQAMLGIVTAGADIFLESQKMPFIRAGRVMETWQEHRKILRALSRHASGPAQKAMQEHIRGAALRTGIVFVSPAS, from the coding sequence ATGCCGCAGAATGCCCTCGCAGTACCTGAATCGGCCCTCCGGGCAATTCGTAAACTGATTGCCGAGCAAGGTTACAAACCTGGCGACAGCCTGCCTTCGCAGCGGGATCTGGCGGTATTGCTGGGCGTCAGTCGAGCCTCGCTGCGCGAAGCCCTGTCGTCGCTCAGTGCCTTGGGAATTGTCAGTGTGCAGCCAGGCAAGGGCGTGTTCATTCAGTCGATTTCTGAACCAGAACAGCGCACGGCCGGTTTTTCCTGGCCTTTCGACGCACGGGTTTCTCCGGCCGATACCTTTCAGTTGCGCTATGCGCTGGAAGGCTTTGCTGCGGGGCTTGCCGCTGTGACCCTGACTGCCGACGAGCGGGATGTGCTGGAGGACAATGTCGAAGCCATGCGTCTGGAGTTGCGTGCCGGGGATTTCGAGGCGGCAGCCAGGCTGGATTTCGAGTTTCATCGGCATATTCTGGTCGCCAGTGGTAATCAGGCCATGCTGGGCATTGTGACGGCGGGTGCAGATATCTTCCTCGAAAGTCAGAAAATGCCCTTCATTCGTGCAGGAAGAGTCATGGAAACCTGGCAGGAACATCGCAAGATTTTGCGCGCCCTTTCCCGACATGCTTCAGGTCCTGCGCAGAAGGCCATGCAGGAACATATCCGTGGTGCGGCACTGCGCACGGGGATTGTTTTTGTCTCGCCCGCCAGCTAA
- the trxA gene encoding thioredoxin TrxA: protein MSSDLIKHVTDASFEADVLKATGPVLVDYWAEWCGPCKMIAPVLDEIASTYEGKLTVAKLNIDNNQETPAKHGVRGIPTLMLFKDGNVEATKVGALSKSQLAAFIDANL, encoded by the coding sequence ATGAGTAGCGACCTGATCAAACACGTCACCGACGCCAGCTTCGAAGCCGATGTCCTCAAGGCTACCGGCCCTGTGCTTGTTGACTACTGGGCTGAGTGGTGCGGCCCATGCAAGATGATTGCACCCGTTCTGGACGAAATCGCCAGCACCTACGAAGGCAAGCTGACCGTTGCCAAGCTGAACATCGACAACAATCAGGAAACCCCGGCCAAGCATGGCGTGCGCGGTATCCCGACGCTGATGCTGTTCAAGGACGGTAATGTCGAAGCCACCAAAGTAGGCGCCTTGTCCAAGTCGCAATTGGCTGCCTTCATCGACGCCAATCTTTGA